Proteins encoded by one window of Lathyrus oleraceus cultivar Zhongwan6 chromosome 1, CAAS_Psat_ZW6_1.0, whole genome shotgun sequence:
- the LOC127115397 gene encoding glutaredoxin-C1-like, giving the protein MSFTLSLPPIMPTKIEATPQSQPPPLPFKLNMTPCEAVHHLASSNAVVIFSLSDCCMSTVAKRFLISLGVGPTIVELDKESDGNAIRSFLNQIAGAEQPVPSVFVGGKFVGGVQTLMAKHINGTLVPLLKEVGALWL; this is encoded by the coding sequence ATGTCTTTCACCCTCTCTCTCCCTCCAATCATGCCAACAAAAATAGAGGCAACACCACAGTCACAACCACCACCACTTCCCTTCAAGCTCAACATGACACCCTGTGAAGCTGTCCACCACTTGGCTTCTTCCAATGCGGTGGTGATCTTCAGCTTGAGCGACTGCTGCATGTCGACGGTGGCCAAACGCTTCCTCATCAGCCTTGGTGTGGGACCTACTATTGTGGAGCTTGACAAGGAGTCTGATGGGAATGCTATCAGGTCTTTCTTGAATCAAATTGCTGGGGCTGAGCAGCCTGTTCCGTCTGTCTTCGTCGGCGGTAAGTTTGTTGGTGGTGTGCAGACTCTCATGGCTAAACACATCAATGGAACTCTTGTCCCTCTTCTTAAGGAAGTTGGTGCTCTCTGGCTCTAA
- the LOC127115396 gene encoding F-box/kelch-repeat protein At3g23880, with protein sequence MIIVPVTVPDDLIAEVLSLLKVKSLMRFKCVSKSWNSLISDPFFVNMHLIKSSQNIPLTLFSSHFSKYTLLNHFPTLRFLEKLSITLANDITDNRFINNSNLLVGCCNGLLCFLHVSVYNWPQECYLSFFNPATKSLSKKLGYFSLPLKNPHSCFKFSFGYDHLTSKYKVLAFRLNEVRVFTLGDNVWRNIQTFPVYPYINPRNHVNGGVYLNNSLNWFAFRDMTYFDYDWEYFTIDKFVIISLDLGTETFKQLMPPKVFDEVQLSMPTLSALMDCLCFSHHSNGDNFVIWQMREFGVEESWTKLLKFSYEHLLPWFLFFRYIPLLPLYIFENGDALIWASEEGYAIRYNKRDNRVVDKTRMTNNLYWILARHYAESLVSTC encoded by the coding sequence ATGATCATAGTTCCAGTCACCGTGCCGGACGATCTCATCGCCGAAGTACTCTCCTTGCTCAAAGTAAAATCTCTGATGCGGTTCAAATGTGTGAGCAAATCCTGGAACTCACTCATCTCCGATCCATTCTTCGTCAACATGCACCTCATCAAATCTTCCCAAAACATTCCCCTAACGCTGTTCtcctcacacttttcaaaataTACCCTACTCAACCACTTCCCCACCCTCCGTTTTCTCGAGAAACTATCTATCACTCTCGCCAATGATATTACTGACAACCGATTCATAAACAACAGTAACTTGCTCGTTGGTTGCTGCAATGGACTGTTATGCTTTCTTCATGTTTCTGTCTACAATTGGCCTCAAGAATGCTATCTCTCTTTCTTCAACCCCGCTACGAAATCATTGTCTAAAAAGTTAGGCTATTTTTCTCTTCCACTAAAGAATCCCCATTCTTGTTTCAAATTCTCATTTGGTTATGATCATTTAACCTCTAAATACAAGGTGTTGGCCTTCCGTCTCAACGAGGTTAGGGTTTTCACTTTGGGCGATAATGTTTGGAGAAACATTCAAACTTTTCCGGTTTATCCTTATATAAATCCTCGCAACCATGTGAATGGCGGTGTATATTTGAATAATAGTCTTAACTGGTTCGCCTTTCGCGACATGACTTATTTTGATTATGATTGGGAGTATTTTACTATTGACAAATTTGTGATTATCTCTCTTGATTTGGGAACGGAGACATTCAAACAGTTGATGCCTCCTAAGGTTTTCGATGAAGTGCAGTTATCCATGCCAACTTTATCTGCGTTGATGGATTGTCTTTGTTTTTCTCATCATTCGAATGGAGATAATTTTGTTATATGGCAAATGAGGGAATTTGGAGTTGAAGAGTCTTGGACTAAATTGCTTAAGTTTAGCTATGAGCATCTCCTTCCTTGGTTTCTTTTTTTCCGATACATTCCTTTGTTGCCATTATACATTTTTGAGAATGGTGATGCATTGATATGGGCAAGCGAGGAAGGATATGCAATTCGCTATAACAAGAGAGATAATAGAGTAGTAGATAAAACTAGAATGACCAATAACTTATATTGGATTTTGGCTCGGCATTATGCTGAAAGTCTGGTTTCGACTTGTTGA